The Cryobacterium sp. SO1 genomic sequence TCGACATCGTGCGAGAGCTGGCCGTGAGCACGGGGCTCCAGATCGCCGTGGAGAACATGTTCCCGTGGAAGATCGGCGGCCGCGGGGTCAAGGCGTACTCGCCCGGCTGGGACACCACCCTGATGGACTGCACCGCGGTGACCCTCGACTTCTCGCACTGCGCCCTGAGCGGCCATGACAGCCTGGCCATGGCGACGGCCTTGGGCGAGAGGCTGCGCCACGTGCATCTCTGCGACGGGTCGGGCTCGCTCGACGAGGGCCGGGTCTTCGACGAGCACCTGGTGCCCGGGCAGGGCTCCGAACCGGTGGCCGAGGTGCTGGCGCTCCTGGCCGCGTCGCGCTGGGACGGCGCCGTCGTGGCCGAGGTCAACACCCGCGCCGCCAAGACCGAGCCTGAGCGCCTGACCATGCTCACCGACAC encodes the following:
- a CDS encoding sugar phosphate isomerase/epimerase, producing the protein MIRIGMSSTCAYPLPLEDSFRLAGRAGYDGVEIMVTRDEATQDATALVALSERYGLPILSIHAPVLLLTHFVWGRDPRVKLEKSAELAGRVGAGTVVVHPPFRWQAGYAEDFLDIVRELAVSTGLQIAVENMFPWKIGGRGVKAYSPGWDTTLMDCTAVTLDFSHCALSGHDSLAMATALGERLRHVHLCDGSGSLDEGRVFDEHLVPGQGSEPVAEVLALLAASRWDGAVVAEVNTRAAKTEPERLTMLTDTLAFARIHTREP